A region from the Actinoplanes sp. OR16 genome encodes:
- a CDS encoding R3H domain-containing nucleic acid-binding protein: MTDTSTPPSAPADSAPAAADSAAVDETAETKKSESVASDSDLFRQSEIAADYIEGLLDILDYDGDIDELVSAGRPMVEVVGGRLQPLVGQRGATLEALQELTRLAIFRATGSPSRLLLDIGGYRAARRKELAAVARNAVEKVKEHGDPVRLEAMSAFERKCVHDVVNAIPGVQSESEGVEPNRRIVVRVAD; this comes from the coding sequence GTGACCGACACCAGCACTCCCCCTTCCGCTCCCGCCGACTCGGCGCCGGCTGCTGCCGACTCGGCCGCAGTCGACGAGACCGCGGAGACGAAGAAGTCGGAGAGCGTCGCCTCGGACAGCGACCTGTTCCGCCAGAGCGAGATCGCTGCGGACTACATCGAGGGTCTGCTGGACATCCTCGACTACGACGGTGACATCGACGAGCTGGTCTCGGCCGGCCGGCCGATGGTCGAGGTGGTCGGTGGCCGGCTGCAGCCGCTCGTCGGGCAGCGCGGCGCCACGCTCGAAGCCCTGCAGGAGCTCACCCGTCTGGCGATCTTCCGGGCCACCGGTTCGCCGAGCCGGCTGCTGCTCGACATCGGCGGCTACCGCGCGGCCCGCCGCAAGGAACTCGCCGCCGTCGCGCGCAACGCGGTCGAGAAGGTCAAGGAGCACGGCGACCCGGTTCGCCTGGAGGCGATGTCCGCCTTCGAGCGCAAGTGCGTGCACGACGTCGTGAACGCCATCCCGGGCGTGCAGAGCGAGTCCGAGGGCGTCGAGCCCAACCGCCGCATCGTGGTGCGCGTGGCGGACTGA
- the yidC gene encoding membrane protein insertase YidC yields MSLDWIYTAISWILLRWHALWDSIGIPDERVLGTNWAWILAIIFLVVTLRIILFPVFVKQIKSQRAMQALQPKVKALQEKHKGDKESLQKEMMELYRTEKANPLMGCLPMFLQIPVFFGLFHVLQHLDPSISDKYKQLYGWSIEQFDSAANAHLFNAPISAKFGSTPAELAAVGADSTTVKVLAGVLILIMMGTTFLTSRQMILKTGWAEDPQQKMIQRLMLYGIPFSLLISGSLFPIGVVIYWVTNNLFTLAQQQWVLRKYPPVQMNKGGSSSSARPASSGSRTGAANPVQPARTGGLFGKKQAPEPVSPVVDTKALAPKPGAKPVNPKKGARPANKPKG; encoded by the coding sequence TTGAGTCTCGACTGGATCTACACCGCCATTTCGTGGATCCTCCTGCGGTGGCATGCCCTGTGGGATTCCATCGGCATCCCCGATGAACGTGTGCTCGGCACCAACTGGGCCTGGATCCTGGCGATCATCTTCCTGGTCGTGACCCTGCGGATCATCCTGTTCCCGGTCTTCGTCAAGCAGATCAAGAGTCAGCGGGCGATGCAGGCCCTGCAGCCGAAGGTCAAGGCGCTGCAGGAGAAGCACAAGGGTGACAAGGAATCGCTCCAGAAAGAAATGATGGAGCTGTACCGGACGGAGAAGGCGAACCCGCTGATGGGTTGCCTTCCGATGTTCCTGCAGATCCCCGTCTTCTTCGGGCTCTTCCACGTGCTGCAGCACCTCGACCCGTCGATCTCCGACAAATACAAGCAGTTGTACGGGTGGTCGATCGAGCAGTTCGACAGCGCGGCGAACGCTCACCTCTTCAACGCCCCGATCAGCGCCAAGTTCGGCTCCACTCCGGCAGAGCTCGCGGCTGTCGGCGCCGACAGCACCACCGTGAAGGTGCTGGCCGGTGTCCTGATCCTGATCATGATGGGCACGACGTTCCTCACCAGCCGTCAGATGATCCTGAAGACCGGCTGGGCCGAGGACCCGCAGCAGAAGATGATCCAGCGCCTGATGCTCTACGGCATCCCGTTCTCGCTGCTGATCTCCGGTTCGCTGTTCCCGATCGGTGTGGTCATCTACTGGGTCACGAACAACCTGTTCACCCTCGCCCAGCAGCAGTGGGTGCTCCGCAAGTACCCGCCGGTGCAGATGAACAAGGGCGGCAGCAGCTCGTCCGCCCGCCCGGCCTCTTCCGGCTCGCGCACCGGTGCCGCCAACCCGGTGCAGCCCGCCCGTACCGGTGGACTCTTCGGCAAGAAGCAGGCCCCGGAGCCGGTCAGCCCGGTCGTGGACACCAAGGCGCTCGCTCCGAAGCCCGGCGCCAAACCGGTGAATCCCAAGAAGGGCGCCCGACCGGCGAACAAACCCAAGGGATGA
- the yidD gene encoding membrane protein insertion efficiency factor YidD produces the protein MSVVARLLTAAVVAYRRYLSPVLPARCRFYPSCSAYAQEALARHGAVRGTGLTVWRLLRCHPFHPGGYDPVPERIRHRPADVTGA, from the coding sequence ATGAGCGTGGTCGCCCGGCTCCTGACCGCAGCGGTCGTCGCGTACCGTCGATACTTGAGTCCGGTGTTGCCGGCACGCTGTCGGTTCTATCCCTCATGCAGCGCGTACGCCCAGGAGGCCCTGGCGCGGCACGGTGCGGTGCGGGGGACGGGTCTGACTGTCTGGCGGCTCCTGCGCTGCCACCCTTTCCACCCTGGCGGGTACGACCCGGTGCCTGAGCGGATCCGTCACCGTCCTGCCGATGTGACTGGAGCTTAG
- the rnpA gene encoding ribonuclease P protein component, producing MLPAAQRLRRSTDFAAAIRGGRRAGRGTLVVHLLVEEPASASTACAGFVVSKAVGNAVIRNKVRRRLRHLVQPHLADLPPGASVVVRALPPAAEASFATLAADLEGAIAAARRPRRPR from the coding sequence GTGCTTCCTGCAGCGCAGCGTCTGCGACGTAGCACGGATTTCGCCGCAGCGATCCGCGGTGGCCGTCGTGCCGGCCGCGGGACCCTGGTCGTTCACCTGCTTGTCGAGGAGCCGGCGTCCGCCTCTACGGCGTGCGCCGGCTTCGTCGTTTCCAAGGCGGTGGGCAACGCGGTGATCCGGAACAAGGTTCGCCGCCGGCTGCGTCACCTGGTTCAGCCGCATCTCGCGGACCTGCCCCCCGGGGCGTCGGTGGTGGTCAGAGCACTGCCGCCGGCCGCCGAGGCGTCGTTCGCCACCCTCGCCGCGGACCTGGAAGGGGCGATCGCGGCTGCCCGCAGACCCCGGCGGCCGCGATGA
- the rpmH gene encoding 50S ribosomal protein L34: protein MSKRTYQPNNRRRAKTHGFRLRMRTRAGRAILAARRGKGRDKLSA, encoded by the coding sequence GTGAGCAAGCGCACCTACCAGCCGAACAACCGCCGGCGCGCCAAGACCCACGGCTTCCGGCTGCGCATGCGCACCCGTGCCGGTCGCGCCATCCTCGCTGCCCGCCGTGGCAAGGGCCGTGACAAGCTGTCGGCCTGA
- the dnaA gene encoding chromosomal replication initiator protein DnaA — protein MADQVDLGEVWKATLGELSDEIASPQQRAYLQLVRLRAIVEDTALLSVPDAFTRDVIESRMRPAITEALSRRLNRPIQVAVTVRPPEDGSGIPGTVYGTPIEAAAPPMEPQPRHYAEPPRYNESGAYQPELPGYPGSQRAPEPAYPQEPYPTGSAQHSRSVPTARDGQEALFADPMPQPPAEMFRPPARPAESGPEAPNDGVAHRMTGDPAQLRENQRRPEERPGVLGPDRRDEPIPSRGDNGPGRPPIDLRGPGASPRPGGNDGNRLNPKYMFETFVIGSSNRFAHAAAVAVAESPAKAYNPLFIYGSSGLGKTHLLHAIGHYATTLGHARSVRYVSTEEFTNDFINSLRDDKTQAFQRRYRDVDILLIDDIQFLENRERTQEEFFHTFNTLHNANKQIVISSDRSPRQLATLEDRMRTRFEWGLLADIQPPDLETRIAILQKKAAQERMYAPADVLEFIASRVSNSIRELEGALIRVTAFASLTRSPVQLSLAEEVLRDFMPDGAGPEITADQIMVSTADYFGVSLEDLRGHSRSRVLVNARQVAMYLCRELTDLSLPRIGQAFGGRDHTTVMHADRKIRQHMAERRSLYNQIAELTNRIKQNT, from the coding sequence GTGGCCGATCAGGTCGACCTTGGTGAGGTCTGGAAGGCAACTCTGGGTGAGTTGTCCGACGAGATCGCCTCACCGCAGCAGCGCGCCTATCTCCAACTCGTCCGGCTGCGAGCGATCGTCGAGGACACTGCTCTCCTGTCGGTTCCGGACGCCTTCACCCGGGACGTCATCGAGTCCCGGATGCGCCCGGCGATCACCGAGGCGCTGAGCCGCCGGCTGAACAGGCCGATACAGGTCGCGGTCACGGTCCGTCCCCCGGAGGACGGTTCCGGTATCCCCGGAACGGTGTACGGAACCCCGATAGAGGCAGCCGCGCCCCCGATGGAGCCGCAGCCTCGCCACTACGCCGAGCCGCCCCGCTACAACGAGTCCGGCGCCTACCAGCCCGAGCTGCCCGGCTACCCGGGTTCGCAGCGTGCGCCCGAGCCGGCGTACCCGCAGGAGCCGTACCCGACCGGTTCGGCACAGCATTCGCGCAGCGTGCCGACGGCCCGTGACGGCCAGGAGGCGCTCTTCGCCGACCCGATGCCGCAGCCGCCGGCCGAGATGTTCCGCCCGCCGGCCCGGCCCGCGGAGTCCGGCCCGGAGGCCCCGAACGACGGCGTCGCGCACCGGATGACCGGCGACCCGGCTCAGCTGCGGGAGAACCAGCGCCGCCCGGAGGAGCGCCCCGGCGTCCTCGGCCCGGACCGCCGCGACGAGCCGATCCCCTCCCGTGGCGACAACGGCCCCGGCCGCCCGCCGATCGATCTGCGTGGTCCCGGCGCCTCACCGCGCCCCGGGGGCAACGACGGCAACCGGCTCAACCCGAAGTACATGTTCGAGACGTTCGTCATCGGCTCGTCCAACCGGTTCGCGCACGCCGCGGCGGTCGCGGTCGCCGAGTCGCCGGCGAAGGCGTACAACCCGCTCTTCATCTATGGCAGCTCCGGGCTGGGCAAGACGCACCTTCTCCACGCGATCGGCCACTACGCCACCACACTGGGCCACGCGCGTTCGGTGCGCTACGTGTCCACCGAAGAGTTCACAAACGATTTCATCAACAGCCTGCGCGACGACAAGACACAGGCGTTCCAGCGGCGATACCGCGACGTCGACATCCTGCTGATCGATGACATCCAATTCCTGGAGAACCGCGAGCGGACCCAGGAGGAGTTCTTCCACACCTTCAACACGCTGCACAACGCGAACAAGCAGATCGTCATCAGCTCGGACCGCTCACCGCGCCAGCTGGCGACCTTGGAAGACCGGATGCGCACCCGCTTCGAGTGGGGCCTGCTCGCCGACATCCAGCCGCCGGACCTCGAAACGCGTATCGCGATTCTGCAGAAGAAGGCCGCCCAGGAGCGGATGTACGCTCCCGCCGACGTCCTCGAGTTCATCGCCTCCCGCGTCTCGAACTCGATCCGCGAACTCGAAGGCGCCCTCATCCGGGTGACAGCGTTCGCCAGCCTCACCCGCTCCCCGGTCCAGCTCTCCCTGGCCGAGGAGGTCCTCCGCGACTTCATGCCGGACGGCGCCGGCCCGGAGATCACCGCCGACCAGATCATGGTCTCCACCGCGGACTACTTCGGCGTCTCCCTCGAGGACCTGCGAGGCCATTCCCGCAGCCGGGTGCTGGTCAACGCCCGCCAGGTAGCGATGTACCTCTGCCGCGAACTCACCGACCTCTCCCTCCCCCGGATCGGCCAGGCCTTCGGCGGCCGCGACCACACCACGGTCATGCACGCCGACCGCAAGATCCGCCAGCACATGGCCGAGCGCCGCTCCCTCTACAACCAGATCGCCGAACTGACAAACAGAATCAAACAAAACACCTGA
- the dnaN gene encoding DNA polymerase III subunit beta gives MKFRVERDALADAVAWTAKSLPSRPSVPVLAGVLLRVTDGRLQVSGFDYEVSSQVSVEVQADADGAALVSGRLLAEITKALPGKPVDIAAVGAHLELVCGSARFTLPTMPVEDYPALPEMPSSTGTVDAATFASAVSQVAIAAGRDETLPMMTGVRIELNGTSMAMLATDRYRLAMREIEWNPDDPEISLNALVPAKTLNDTAKALGPIGGAVTLALAQGSAGEGMIGFAGGARRTTSRLLDGANYPPVRSLFPSSHNAEARIAVSALVEVVRRVALVAERTTPVLLSFSEDGLVVEAGGTEEARASEAMETTFTGEPLTIGFNPQYLIDGLQNLGAPTAVFSFVDAFKPAVISPAGESGEIIPGYRYLIMPIRVTR, from the coding sequence ATGAAGTTCCGGGTGGAGCGAGACGCACTTGCCGACGCCGTGGCCTGGACAGCCAAGAGCCTGCCGAGCCGGCCGTCGGTTCCGGTGCTCGCCGGTGTCCTGCTGCGGGTCACTGACGGGCGGCTGCAGGTCTCAGGGTTCGACTACGAGGTCTCGAGCCAGGTGAGTGTCGAGGTGCAGGCCGACGCCGACGGCGCCGCTCTGGTCTCCGGCCGCCTGCTCGCCGAGATCACCAAGGCACTTCCCGGCAAGCCGGTGGACATCGCCGCCGTCGGTGCGCACCTCGAGCTGGTCTGCGGCAGCGCGCGTTTCACGCTCCCCACGATGCCCGTGGAGGACTATCCGGCGCTTCCGGAGATGCCGTCCAGCACCGGAACCGTCGACGCCGCTACGTTCGCCTCAGCGGTCTCCCAGGTGGCGATCGCGGCGGGCCGGGACGAGACGCTGCCGATGATGACCGGCGTCCGGATCGAGCTGAACGGCACCTCGATGGCGATGCTGGCGACCGACCGCTACCGGCTCGCCATGCGTGAGATCGAGTGGAACCCGGACGACCCGGAGATCAGCCTCAACGCTCTGGTCCCGGCGAAGACCCTCAACGACACCGCCAAGGCGCTCGGCCCGATCGGCGGCGCGGTCACCCTGGCGCTCGCTCAGGGCAGCGCCGGCGAGGGCATGATCGGTTTCGCCGGTGGCGCCCGCCGTACGACCAGCCGCCTGCTCGACGGCGCCAACTACCCGCCGGTGCGCTCGCTCTTCCCGTCCTCGCACAACGCCGAGGCCCGGATCGCGGTCTCCGCCCTCGTCGAGGTGGTCCGCCGTGTGGCGCTGGTCGCCGAGCGCACCACCCCGGTGCTCCTGAGCTTCAGCGAGGACGGTCTCGTGGTCGAGGCCGGCGGCACCGAGGAGGCCCGTGCGAGCGAGGCCATGGAGACGACGTTCACCGGTGAGCCGCTCACGATCGGGTTCAACCCGCAGTACCTGATCGACGGTCTGCAGAACCTCGGAGCGCCCACCGCGGTCTTCTCGTTCGTCGACGCGTTCAAGCCCGCTGTGATCTCCCCCGCGGGCGAAAGCGGCGAAATCATCCCGGGTTACCGCTATCTGATCATGCCGATCCGGGTAACTCGCTGA
- the gnd gene encoding phosphogluconate dehydrogenase (NAD(+)-dependent, decarboxylating) yields MQLGLIGLGRMGGNMRDRLRAAGHEVVGFDHNPDKRDVASLAELAEKLSGPRVVWTMVPAGKITEDTINELAELLSPGDIVIDGGNSKFTDDGPRAERLKAKGIHYLDVGVSGGVWGITNGYALMVGGEAEQVEHCMPIFEALKPAGEFGFAHAGTHGAGHYAKMIHNGIEYGMMQAYGEGYEILMASELVHNVPAVIKSWREGSVVKSWLLDLLDRALDEDPTLANLKGYVEDTGEGRWTVDEAVRLAVPAHVLAASIFTRFESRQDDSPAMKAVAALRQQFGGHAVKR; encoded by the coding sequence ATGCAACTCGGCCTGATCGGTCTCGGCCGCATGGGTGGGAACATGCGGGACCGGCTGCGTGCAGCGGGGCACGAAGTAGTCGGTTTCGACCACAATCCGGATAAGCGCGACGTCGCCAGCCTGGCCGAGCTGGCCGAGAAGCTGAGCGGTCCGCGCGTCGTCTGGACCATGGTGCCGGCTGGCAAGATCACCGAAGACACCATCAACGAGCTCGCGGAGTTGCTCTCGCCGGGCGACATCGTGATCGACGGCGGGAACTCGAAGTTCACCGACGACGGTCCGCGCGCCGAGCGTCTCAAGGCGAAGGGCATCCACTACCTGGATGTCGGTGTCTCCGGCGGCGTGTGGGGCATCACCAACGGCTACGCGCTGATGGTCGGCGGCGAGGCCGAGCAGGTGGAGCACTGCATGCCGATCTTCGAGGCGCTCAAGCCGGCCGGTGAGTTCGGCTTCGCGCACGCCGGCACGCACGGCGCCGGGCACTACGCCAAGATGATCCACAACGGCATCGAGTACGGGATGATGCAGGCGTACGGCGAGGGTTACGAGATCCTCATGGCGTCCGAGCTCGTCCACAACGTGCCGGCGGTCATCAAGAGCTGGCGCGAGGGCAGCGTCGTCAAGTCGTGGCTGCTCGACCTGCTCGACCGGGCTCTCGACGAGGACCCGACGCTGGCGAACCTCAAGGGTTACGTCGAGGACACCGGCGAGGGCCGCTGGACCGTCGACGAGGCCGTGCGGCTTGCCGTGCCGGCCCATGTCCTGGCCGCCTCGATCTTCACCCGGTTCGAGTCCCGCCAGGACGACTCGCCCGCGATGAAGGCCGTCGCCGCGCTGCGTCAGCAGTTCGGCGGCCACGCCGTCAAGCGCTGA
- the recF gene encoding DNA replication/repair protein RecF: protein MHVRRVELTDFRSYERVAVDLDPGVSVLVGQNGMGKTNLIEALGYVATLDSHRVATDAPLVRAGATSAVIRCAIVHDGRELLVELEIVPGKANRARLNRSPVRRPREVLGALRMVLFAPEDLELVRGDPSERRRYLDDLLVARQPRYAGVRADYDRVVKQRNALLRTAYLTRKVGGSRGQDLSTLAVWDQHLAHHGAELLAGRLELAAALGPHLTKAYDAVAAGRTSASIAYTSRLGETLTADRPRLQEMLLASLEERRTAEIERGTTLVGPHRDDLALNLGDLPAKGYASHGESWSFALALRLAAYDLLRSDGIEPVLVLDDVFAELDSGRRERLAALVSDAAQLLVTCAVPEDVPASLRGVRYDVTTGTVIRAD from the coding sequence ATGCACGTACGCCGGGTCGAGCTCACCGACTTCCGCTCGTACGAGCGGGTGGCCGTGGATCTCGACCCCGGCGTATCCGTTCTGGTCGGCCAGAACGGCATGGGCAAGACGAACCTGATCGAGGCCCTCGGTTACGTGGCCACTCTGGACAGTCACCGGGTGGCCACGGACGCGCCCCTGGTCAGGGCCGGCGCCACGTCGGCCGTGATCCGGTGCGCGATCGTCCATGATGGACGCGAGCTCCTCGTCGAGCTGGAGATCGTCCCGGGCAAGGCCAACCGCGCCCGGCTCAACCGCTCACCGGTGCGCCGGCCGCGCGAGGTGCTCGGCGCCCTGCGGATGGTGCTGTTCGCCCCGGAGGATCTGGAACTGGTCCGCGGCGACCCGTCCGAGCGCCGCCGGTACCTCGACGACCTGCTGGTGGCCCGTCAGCCGCGGTACGCCGGAGTGCGCGCCGACTACGACCGTGTCGTCAAACAGCGCAACGCCCTGCTGCGGACGGCGTACCTGACCCGCAAGGTCGGCGGCTCCCGCGGGCAGGACCTGTCGACGCTCGCGGTCTGGGATCAGCACCTGGCGCATCACGGCGCCGAGCTGCTGGCCGGCCGGCTGGAGCTCGCCGCCGCTCTCGGGCCGCATCTGACGAAGGCGTACGACGCGGTGGCGGCCGGGCGGACGTCGGCGTCGATCGCGTACACGTCCCGGCTCGGCGAGACGCTCACCGCCGACCGGCCACGGCTGCAGGAGATGCTGCTCGCCTCGCTGGAGGAGCGGCGCACCGCCGAGATCGAACGGGGCACCACGCTGGTCGGCCCGCACCGCGACGACCTCGCGCTCAATCTCGGCGACCTGCCGGCGAAGGGCTACGCGAGCCACGGGGAGTCGTGGTCGTTCGCGCTGGCGCTGCGGCTGGCCGCCTACGACCTGCTGCGATCGGACGGCATCGAGCCGGTGCTCGTTCTCGACGATGTCTTCGCCGAACTCGACTCGGGGCGCCGGGAGCGGCTCGCCGCCCTCGTCTCGGATGCCGCCCAGCTCCTGGTGACCTGTGCGGTTCCGGAGGATGTGCCGGCGTCGTTGCGCGGGGTCCGGTACGACGTCACGACCGGGACGGTGATTCGTGCCGACTGA
- a CDS encoding DUF721 domain-containing protein produces the protein MAAPELGGPELAGPELAGPELARAVLDAALARRREAAQRPRKRKGSGSGERRLRGYSGPGPDPRDPQLFGDMLQRLMKARGWEKPKAEATVFGSWEKVVGPDIASHSRPVKLEGGVLTVEAESTAWATQLRMLAATLLRQIAGEVGHNVVTKLNIHGPAAPSWSRGPRRVQGRGPRDTYG, from the coding sequence CTGGCCGCGCCGGAATTGGGCGGGCCGGAACTCGCCGGGCCGGAACTCGCCGGGCCGGAACTCGCGCGGGCGGTTCTCGACGCGGCTCTCGCCCGGCGGCGCGAAGCGGCCCAGAGACCACGCAAACGCAAGGGCAGCGGGAGTGGCGAGCGGCGGCTGCGGGGCTATTCCGGGCCGGGACCCGATCCGCGCGATCCGCAGCTCTTCGGCGACATGCTGCAGCGGCTCATGAAGGCTCGCGGCTGGGAGAAGCCGAAGGCCGAGGCGACCGTCTTCGGTTCGTGGGAGAAGGTCGTCGGTCCGGACATCGCCTCGCACAGCCGCCCGGTGAAGCTGGAGGGTGGCGTGCTCACCGTCGAGGCCGAGTCCACCGCCTGGGCCACCCAGCTGCGGATGCTCGCCGCCACGCTGCTGCGGCAGATCGCCGGCGAGGTCGGCCACAACGTCGTCACCAAGCTCAACATCCACGGTCCGGCCGCGCCGTCCTGGAGCCGGGGGCCGCGCCGGGTGCAGGGCCGGGGACCGCGAGACACTTACGGCTGA
- the gyrB gene encoding DNA topoisomerase (ATP-hydrolyzing) subunit B: MSENKQEYGAESITVLEGLEAVRKRPGMYIGSTGERGLHHLVWEVVDNAIDEALAGYCDTIDVVLFADGGVSVTDNGRGFPVDLHPKLKKPGVEVALTVLHAGGKFDNQAYKVSGGLHGVGVSVVNALSTKMAVEIHKAGFVWRQKYDNSKPGPLDKGETTDKTGSTVQFWPDPDVFETVEFDFQTIYRRLQEMAFLNRGLTINFTDERPVSADENGEPRKVTFMYAGGIADFVRHLNATKSPIHKSVIEFGAEDDDAGMGVEVAMQWNESYGESVYTFANRINTHEGGTHEEGFRAALTTIVNKYGIEKKFLKADQKLSGEDIREGLAAIISVTLREPQFEGQTKTKLGNTDMKSFVQKVANEQLADWFDRNPADAKLIITKADQAARARIAAQQARKLARRKSLLESGSMPGKLADCQSTDPRETELFIVEGDSAGGSAKSGRESRIQAILPIRGKILNVEKARIDRVLKNNEVQALITAMGTGIHDEFDLGKLRYHKIILMADADVDGQHIQTLLLTLLFRFVRPLVEHGHVYLASPPLYKIKWNKRGDDAQYAYSDRERDGLIALRQQKKANAKPDDIQRFKGLGEMNFQELWDTTMNPDTRTLRQVTLDDAAVADELFSVLMGEDVEARRSFIQRNAKDVRFLDI; this comes from the coding sequence GTGTCAGAGAACAAGCAGGAGTACGGTGCCGAGTCGATCACCGTGCTCGAAGGCCTCGAGGCAGTGCGCAAGCGTCCCGGTATGTACATCGGCTCCACCGGTGAGCGCGGTCTGCACCACCTCGTCTGGGAGGTCGTGGACAACGCCATCGACGAGGCGCTGGCCGGCTACTGCGACACCATCGACGTCGTCCTGTTCGCCGACGGTGGAGTCTCGGTCACCGACAACGGCCGTGGCTTCCCGGTCGACCTCCACCCGAAGCTGAAGAAGCCGGGTGTCGAGGTCGCGCTGACCGTGCTGCACGCGGGTGGCAAGTTCGACAACCAGGCCTACAAGGTCTCCGGTGGTCTGCACGGCGTCGGTGTCTCGGTGGTCAACGCGCTCTCCACCAAGATGGCCGTGGAGATCCACAAGGCCGGCTTCGTGTGGCGGCAGAAGTACGACAACTCAAAGCCCGGCCCGCTGGACAAGGGCGAGACGACCGACAAGACCGGTTCGACGGTGCAGTTCTGGCCCGACCCGGACGTCTTCGAGACCGTCGAGTTCGACTTCCAGACGATCTACCGCCGCCTTCAGGAGATGGCCTTCCTGAACCGCGGCCTGACCATCAACTTCACCGACGAGCGCCCGGTCTCGGCGGACGAGAACGGCGAGCCTCGCAAGGTCACTTTCATGTACGCCGGGGGTATCGCCGACTTCGTGCGCCACCTCAATGCGACGAAGAGCCCGATCCACAAGAGCGTGATCGAGTTCGGTGCCGAGGACGACGACGCCGGCATGGGCGTCGAGGTCGCGATGCAGTGGAACGAGTCGTACGGCGAATCGGTCTACACCTTCGCGAACCGCATCAACACGCACGAGGGCGGCACCCACGAAGAGGGCTTCCGCGCCGCGCTCACCACGATCGTCAACAAGTACGGCATCGAGAAGAAGTTCCTCAAGGCCGACCAGAAGCTCTCCGGCGAGGACATCCGTGAGGGTCTCGCGGCGATCATCTCGGTGACCCTGCGCGAGCCGCAGTTCGAGGGCCAGACCAAGACGAAGCTCGGCAACACCGACATGAAGAGCTTCGTGCAGAAGGTGGCGAACGAGCAGCTCGCCGACTGGTTCGACCGGAACCCGGCGGACGCCAAGCTGATCATCACGAAGGCCGACCAGGCGGCCCGCGCCCGGATCGCCGCGCAGCAGGCCCGCAAGCTGGCCCGGCGCAAGTCGCTGCTGGAGTCCGGCTCGATGCCGGGCAAGCTTGCCGACTGCCAGTCGACCGACCCGCGCGAGACCGAGCTGTTCATCGTCGAGGGTGACTCGGCCGGCGGTTCGGCCAAGTCCGGCCGGGAGAGCCGCATCCAGGCCATCCTGCCGATCCGCGGCAAGATCCTGAACGTGGAGAAGGCCCGGATCGACCGGGTGCTGAAGAACAACGAGGTCCAGGCGCTGATCACGGCGATGGGCACCGGCATCCACGACGAGTTCGACCTCGGCAAGCTGCGGTACCACAAGATCATCCTGATGGCCGACGCCGACGTCGACGGCCAGCACATCCAGACGCTGCTGCTCACCCTGCTGTTCCGCTTCGTGCGGCCGCTGGTCGAGCACGGTCACGTCTACCTGGCGTCCCCGCCGCTCTACAAGATCAAGTGGAACAAGCGCGGTGACGACGCCCAGTACGCGTACTCGGACCGCGAGCGGGACGGCCTGATCGCGCTGCGCCAGCAGAAGAAGGCGAACGCCAAGCCGGACGACATCCAGCGGTTCAAGGGTCTCGGCGAGATGAACTTCCAGGAGCTCTGGGACACCACGATGAACCCGGACACCCGGACGCTGCGCCAGGTGACCCTGGACGACGCGGCCGTCGCCGACGAGCTGTTCAGCGTCCTGATGGGTGAGGACGTGGAGGCGCGCCGGTCGTTCATCCAGCGCAACGCCAAGGACGTCCGGTTCCTCGACATCTAG